In the genome of Acidovorax sp. 69, the window AGGTCGGCCACATTCAAGGAAAAATTATGATCGCATCCTCTATCAAGGCCGAAGTCGTCAAGGCAAACGCCCGCGCTGCCAACGACACTGGTAGCCCAGAAGTGCAAGTGGCCCTGCTGACCGCCCGCATCAACGAACTGACCCCCCACTTCAAGACGCACGCCAAGGACCACCATGGTCGCCGTGGCCTGCTGCGCATGGTGAGCCGTCGTCGTAAGCTGCTGGACTACCTGAAGGCCAAGGACGCTGACCGTTACACCGCGCTGATCGCCAAGTTGGGTCTGCGCAAGTAATTTTCATTGCATGCGAAAACGCCTGGGTTAGTCCGCTAGCTCAGGCGTTTTTTACTTCGGAGTCGCAAAACAGAGCGAAGCTGTGTCATTCCAATGAGGTTGCGACCAATGGCTGGTACGCAGTTTCACTGGAATGGCATCGTGTTCTGAATTGCCCTCCAGAACAATCTGGTAGTGCGCTACCAGCTATCAAAACAGGAGCTGAACATGAGCATTTTCAACAAAGTCACCAAGTCTTTCCAATGGGGTGACAAGACCGTCATCATGGAAACGGGTGAGATTGCCCGCCAAGCCTCCGGCGCTGTGCTGGTGAATATTGATGACACCGTGGTGCTGGCCACCGTGGTCGCTTCCAAGGGCGCCAAGCCCGGTCAGGACTTTTTCCCTCTGACGGTGGACTACATTGAAAAGACATACGCTGCAGGCAAGATTCCTGGCAGCTTCTTCAAGCGTGAAGCCAAGCCCAGCGAACACGAAACCCTGACCAGCCGCCTGATTGACCGTCCGATCCGTCCACTGTTCCCAGAAGGTTTCTTCAACGAAGTGCACGTGGTGATCCACACCGTGTCGTTGAACCCCGAAGTGGATGCTGACATCGCTGCCCTGATCGCTACCAGCGCAGCCTTGGCCATCTCCGGCATCCCCTTCAATGGTCCCATTGGTGCGGCACGCGTGGGTTACATCAACGGCGAATACGTTCTGAACCCTGGCCAAACAGCGCGCAAGGGCTCGCAAATGGACCTGGTGGTTGCTGGGACCGAAGCCGCTGTGCTGATGGTGGAATCCGAAGCCCAGCAGCTCTCCGAAGAAATCATGCTTGGCGCCGTAGTGTTCGGTCACCAACAAGGCAATGTGGCTATCAATGCCATCCATGATCTGGTGCGCGACGCGGGCAAGCCGGTGTGGCAATGGGCTGCTCCTGCCAAGGACGAAGCCCTGATCGCCAAGGTTGGCGCTCTGGCCACTGACAAGCTGCGTGCAGCTTACCAAAACCGCAACAAGCAAGCCCGCACGCAGGCCTGCCGCGAAGCCTATGCTTCCGTCATGGCTGCACTGAAGGCTGAAGGCGCTGACTTTGACTCCGTCAAGGTCGAAGGCATGCTGTTCGACATCGAAGCCGGCATCGTGCGCAGTCAGATTCTGGCGGGCGAGCCTCGCATCGACGGTCGTGATACGCGCACTGTGCGTCCTATCGAAATCCGCAGCAGCGTGTTGCCACGTGCCCACGGCTCGTCGTTGTTCACGCGTGGTGAAACTCAGGCGCTGGTCGTGACCACACTGGGCACCGAGCGTGATGCGCAGCGCATCGACGCACTGGCGGGCGAGTATGAAGACCGTTTCATGATGCACTACAACATGCCTCCCTTTGCCACTGGCGAAGTGGGTCGCATGGGTTCGACCAAGCGCCGCGAAATCGGTCACGGCCGTCTGGCCAAGCGTGCTCTGGTGGCAGTGCTGCCATCGAAGGAAGAGTTCCCCTACACCATGCGTGTGGTCTCGGAAATCACCGAATCCAACGGTTCGTCGTCCATGGCTTCGGTCTGCGGCGGCTGTCTGTCGATGATGGACGCTGGCGTGCCCATGAAAGCCCATGTGGCTGGTATTGCCATGGGTCTGATCAAGGATGCCAACCGTTTTGCCGTGCTGACCGACATCCTGGGTGACGAAGATCACCTGGGTGACATGGATTTCAAGGTGGCAGGTACGACCGCTGGTATCACGGCGCTTCAGATGGACATCAAGATCCAGGGCATCACCAAGGAAATCATGGAAGTCGCTTTGGCTCAGGCCAAGGAAGCGCGCGTGCACATCCTGGGCAAAATGCAAGAAGCCATGGGTGAGGCCAAGACCGAAGTGTCGAACTTCGCTCCCAAGCTGTACACGATGAAGATCAACCCCGAGAAGATCCGTGACGTGATCGGTAAGGGCGGTTCCGTGATCCGTGCGCTGACTGAAGAAACCGGTTGCCAGATCAACATCGAAGAAGATGGCACGATCACTATCGCTGCGACCGACGCCGCCAAGGCCGATGAAGCGAAGAAGCGCATCGAGCAAATCACGGCAGAAGTCGAGATTGGCAAGATCTACGAAGGCCCTGTGACCAAGATCCTGGACTTCGGTGCCCTTATCAATCTGCTGCCCGGTAAGGATGGTTTGTTGCACATCAGTCAGATTGCGCACGAGCGTGTCGAGAAGGTGTCTGACTACCTGACCGAAGGCCAGATCGTCAAGGTCAAGGTCATGGAGACGGATGAAAAGGGCCGCGTCAAGTTGTCCATGAAAGTTTTGGCCGAGCGTCCCGCTGGCGGTGGCGAGCGCCCTGCGCCTGCAGAGCGTGGTGACCGCGAGCCTCGCCGTGACCATGGTCGCGACGGTGGTCGTCAGCCCGCCGAGCAGCAGCAGCAACAATCCCTGTTGTCGGATGGTGCGTCCGAGCAGATCGTTGGTTAAACGGTAGATTGCTATTGATTTTATAGCTGCCGGCGCTTTTGTGTAAAGCGCTAGCGGCTAGAATCGTTTGAAATTTTCTTTCGATGAACCGCAACATGCGCGCTGTTGAGATCACGTCTTTTGGCGGTCCTGAAGTTTTGAAGCTGGGCGAACGCCCTGTGCCGCAGCCGGGTGCTGGCGAGGTGTTGATTCGTGTCCGTGCGAGCGGCATCAATCGCCCAGATGTGCTGCAGCGCTTGGGTCACTACGCGCCACCTCCCGGAACTTCCGACCTTCCGGGTCTGGAGGTGGCTGGTGTCGTGGAGTCGGGTGATGCTGCAGCCATGGCTGCAGCGGGCGTTCGTATTGGTGACCGTGTTTGTGCGCTGGTGGCGGGTGGTGGGTATGCCGAGTGGTGTGTCGCACCGGTTGTGCAGTGCTTGCCGGTGCCCGAGGGCTTCAGTGATGTAGAGGCGGCGTCGTTGCCTGAGACCTTCTTCACGGTATGGAGCAATGTTTTTGATCGCGGCCGTTTGCAGGCGGGGGAGACTCTGCTTGTGCAGGGTGGCACCAGTGGAATTGGTGTCACAGCCATTCAACTCGCCCGGGCGTTTGGTGCAGTGGTTATCGCCACGGCGGGCAGTGATGACAAATGTGCGGCCTGTCTGGCGCTCGGAGCGCACCATGCCATCAACTACAAGTCGCAGGACTTTGTGGCTGAGGTGAAGAGCGTGACTCAGGGGCGGGGCGTTGACGTAGTGCTCGACATGGTCGGCGGCGACTATGTCGCGCGCGAAGTGGAGTGCTTGGCCGAGGATGGTCGTATTGTGATCATCGCAGTGCAAGGTGGCGTCAAAAGCGGCTTCAATGCGGGGCTTGTCTTGCGGCGGCGACTCACTATCACGGGTTCTACGCTGCGCCCGCGTCCTGTGGCGTTCAAAGGAGCGATTGCGCTCGCCCTGCGTGCGCAGGTATGGCCTTTGTTGGCTGCGGGCAAAGTACGTCCAGTCATCCATAGCACGTTTGCGGCGGCGGATGCTTGCCAGGCCCATGCCTTGATGGAGTCGAACCAGCACATCGGCAAGATTGTTTTGACGTGGTAACCATGAACAGTAAGAAAAAACTCATCGCCGGTAATTGGAAGATGAACGGCAGCTTGGCTGCCAATGAGGCATTGTTGAAGGCACTCATTGCCGGTCTGGGTGATGTGGCGTGTGACGTTGCGGTGGCTGTGCCCGCGCCCTATCTCGCGCAGGTGCAGTTGCTGACCGCTGGAGCGGCAGTCGCCGTGGCGGCACAGGATGTGTCCCGGTTTGAATCGGGGGCCTATACGGGCGAGATTTCTGCCGGCATGCTCAAGGACTTTGGTGTGCGTTATGCGTTGGTGGGGCATTCAGAGCGCCGCCAGTACCATGGTGAAACGGATGTGGTGGTGGCAGAGAAGGCTCAGCACGCGTTGGCTGCGGGTATCACTCCTATCGTCTGTGTGGGCGAAACGCTGCAGGAGCGTGAGGCGGGGCAGACAGAGTCTGTTGTCAAGCGTCAGCTTGCGGCGGTGATTCACCTCAATGGTCATTGCATCAGCGAAATCGTGGTGGCGTATGAGCCAGTCTGGGCCATTGGCACTGGGCGCACAGCATCACCAGAGCAGGCGCAGGCGGTCCATGCGGTGCTGCGCGCACAGCTCTCGGCAGCGAGCGAGCATGCCGACCGCGTCCGCCTTTTGTATGGCGGCAGCATGAATGCGGCCAATGCTGCGCAATTGCTGGCGCAGCCCGATATTGACGGTGGACTGGTTGGAGGAGCTTCGTTGAAAGCCCCCGACTTTTTGCAAATTATTGCTGCGGCCCGTTAAAGCCTCAGCGAAGCTATTCAATCAGGAGTGAACAGAGAATGAACGTGATCGTGAATGTGATTTTGGCGGTGCAGATGTTGGCGGCCCTGGTGATGATTGGCCTAATCTTGATTCAGCATGGCAAGGGTGCGGATATGGGGGCGGCATTTGGCAGTGGCAGCTCTGGCAGTTTGTTTGGTGCGAGTGGAAGTGCCAATTTCTTGTCTCGCACCACGGCGGTGCTTGCCGCTGTATTTTTTGTTTCCACCCTGGCATTGGCTTACTTTGGCAATGCACGGCCTGCAACATCGGGCAGTGTGCTGGAGGCTCCTGCCGCTGTGCCATCGGGTGCACCAGCAACGCCGGATGCTGCGGTTGTGCCAGCAATGCCTGCCTCCGGCGCTGCGCAGATTCCGACTAAATAATCTGCACGAATTTGGGCGCTCAAGGTCGAAGCAGGGTTTTTCCGGAGTAGAATTCCGGATTGTCTGGGAAGCCAAAACCGCAAGGTTCCTCATGCCATCCAGATACAAAAA includes:
- the rpsO gene encoding 30S ribosomal protein S15 yields the protein MIASSIKAEVVKANARAANDTGSPEVQVALLTARINELTPHFKTHAKDHHGRRGLLRMVSRRRKLLDYLKAKDADRYTALIAKLGLRK
- the pnp gene encoding polyribonucleotide nucleotidyltransferase; the protein is MSIFNKVTKSFQWGDKTVIMETGEIARQASGAVLVNIDDTVVLATVVASKGAKPGQDFFPLTVDYIEKTYAAGKIPGSFFKREAKPSEHETLTSRLIDRPIRPLFPEGFFNEVHVVIHTVSLNPEVDADIAALIATSAALAISGIPFNGPIGAARVGYINGEYVLNPGQTARKGSQMDLVVAGTEAAVLMVESEAQQLSEEIMLGAVVFGHQQGNVAINAIHDLVRDAGKPVWQWAAPAKDEALIAKVGALATDKLRAAYQNRNKQARTQACREAYASVMAALKAEGADFDSVKVEGMLFDIEAGIVRSQILAGEPRIDGRDTRTVRPIEIRSSVLPRAHGSSLFTRGETQALVVTTLGTERDAQRIDALAGEYEDRFMMHYNMPPFATGEVGRMGSTKRREIGHGRLAKRALVAVLPSKEEFPYTMRVVSEITESNGSSSMASVCGGCLSMMDAGVPMKAHVAGIAMGLIKDANRFAVLTDILGDEDHLGDMDFKVAGTTAGITALQMDIKIQGITKEIMEVALAQAKEARVHILGKMQEAMGEAKTEVSNFAPKLYTMKINPEKIRDVIGKGGSVIRALTEETGCQINIEEDGTITIAATDAAKADEAKKRIEQITAEVEIGKIYEGPVTKILDFGALINLLPGKDGLLHISQIAHERVEKVSDYLTEGQIVKVKVMETDEKGRVKLSMKVLAERPAGGGERPAPAERGDREPRRDHGRDGGRQPAEQQQQQSLLSDGASEQIVG
- a CDS encoding NAD(P)H-quinone oxidoreductase is translated as MRAVEITSFGGPEVLKLGERPVPQPGAGEVLIRVRASGINRPDVLQRLGHYAPPPGTSDLPGLEVAGVVESGDAAAMAAAGVRIGDRVCALVAGGGYAEWCVAPVVQCLPVPEGFSDVEAASLPETFFTVWSNVFDRGRLQAGETLLVQGGTSGIGVTAIQLARAFGAVVIATAGSDDKCAACLALGAHHAINYKSQDFVAEVKSVTQGRGVDVVLDMVGGDYVAREVECLAEDGRIVIIAVQGGVKSGFNAGLVLRRRLTITGSTLRPRPVAFKGAIALALRAQVWPLLAAGKVRPVIHSTFAAADACQAHALMESNQHIGKIVLTW
- the tpiA gene encoding triose-phosphate isomerase produces the protein MNSKKKLIAGNWKMNGSLAANEALLKALIAGLGDVACDVAVAVPAPYLAQVQLLTAGAAVAVAAQDVSRFESGAYTGEISAGMLKDFGVRYALVGHSERRQYHGETDVVVAEKAQHALAAGITPIVCVGETLQEREAGQTESVVKRQLAAVIHLNGHCISEIVVAYEPVWAIGTGRTASPEQAQAVHAVLRAQLSAASEHADRVRLLYGGSMNAANAAQLLAQPDIDGGLVGGASLKAPDFLQIIAAAR
- the secG gene encoding preprotein translocase subunit SecG, with product MNVIVNVILAVQMLAALVMIGLILIQHGKGADMGAAFGSGSSGSLFGASGSANFLSRTTAVLAAVFFVSTLALAYFGNARPATSGSVLEAPAAVPSGAPATPDAAVVPAMPASGAAQIPTK